The proteins below come from a single Thermopolyspora flexuosa genomic window:
- a CDS encoding ABC transporter permease: MTGRIAAAAARIALGGGMLLRGLWERRRPSLLVLVVAIVPVASAAAGPIVADAASTALARAGVQEGTAPERRGWRLSSEGGQVAGSARELAASAPFLLPPIDGMEIVGPESRTGRLHPLIWQDGQCDHVELVAGRCPENAREIMVSEASRFRLGSAVRLTAITDASGRPAPLRVVGVYRPDPPGDPFWFGRNLFPQTAGFGQDRGDALFTVPATARETRTPGNVPWTSTAIVMIDPARFTAGGVAALEAAHALTRRLGPDNLIVVSQVPTLIAELRAQSGGVGVPSLLVIAQLVALGWLLLFLTVRDLVTARGPEIALARLRGHGRLRVWRFALAEPLILLAAAFAAGLALAERAAQFAADRVLPVPQPVALNGAAVLAGAAVPLGGLVAAAIAARNMAVRPITEEWRRTPRSRARGWVIDAVVLAVTGIGLVELLGGGAITQTSGQRASSLAVPGLLAVAAALLACRAVPFLARRLFGLTRRAGGVAAFLALRQVGRGPATAGSVIVLATAFGMASFSAAAAAVVDANHERVARAHNGADAVLTVNPDSVDGAAGLAAAVARADPSGRGAAPVLAVPGPPKMIATDPERFARVANWDPAWADRPLAELAARLRAEPAPRITFTGDRIRLRMRPVRVPRNWRAQLHLDLRVPGEPKGVSLPLGSPDRPVAEWGLPRRCHVETCELRGIRGDVSIVALGGDTEREVVLRILATGLEVRQGGRWRALDAGFTDPARWRGTVAPGERGLTLLLAAYGGLRAEPAVYPDPVPVLANGPLTKDFLPGLDQAYLAKGRPVAQTAALPGHDEVGTVVDLKVADAVALSVDPRVSFEVWVAPGHLAAVRAGLAAQGIATGEPRRVADLVTGYRTQAPGLALMLLPPATIAAAALALGRAVLALYTAARRRRYELSALDAAGVRTRSLRAALLLEQLITLVAGTVAGVLAGTVAARLALPYIPEFARPPVTPPLLFDPPPAPLAAVVGAALLAALLAATVTAEILLRGIRVERLRQAPA; encoded by the coding sequence GTGACCGGGCGGATCGCGGCCGCGGCGGCGCGGATCGCGCTCGGCGGCGGGATGCTGCTGCGCGGGCTGTGGGAGCGGCGCCGGCCGTCGCTGCTCGTGCTCGTGGTGGCGATCGTGCCGGTGGCGAGCGCCGCGGCCGGGCCGATCGTCGCCGACGCGGCCTCGACCGCGCTCGCCCGCGCCGGGGTGCAGGAGGGCACCGCGCCGGAGCGGCGCGGCTGGCGGCTCAGCTCCGAGGGCGGGCAGGTGGCCGGGTCGGCCCGGGAGCTCGCCGCGAGCGCGCCGTTCCTGCTGCCGCCGATCGACGGCATGGAGATCGTCGGCCCGGAGAGCCGGACCGGCCGCCTCCACCCGCTGATCTGGCAGGACGGCCAGTGCGACCACGTCGAGCTGGTGGCCGGGCGCTGCCCGGAGAACGCCCGGGAGATCATGGTGAGCGAGGCGAGCCGGTTCCGCCTCGGCTCGGCCGTACGGCTCACCGCGATCACCGACGCGTCCGGGCGGCCCGCCCCGCTGCGGGTGGTCGGCGTCTACCGTCCGGACCCGCCCGGCGACCCGTTCTGGTTCGGGCGCAACCTGTTCCCGCAGACCGCCGGGTTCGGGCAGGACCGGGGGGACGCGCTGTTCACGGTCCCGGCGACGGCCCGCGAGACGCGGACCCCGGGGAACGTGCCGTGGACGTCCACCGCGATCGTGATGATCGACCCGGCGCGGTTCACCGCCGGTGGCGTCGCGGCCCTCGAGGCCGCGCACGCGCTCACCCGGCGCCTCGGACCGGACAACCTGATCGTGGTCTCCCAGGTGCCCACGCTCATCGCCGAGCTGCGCGCGCAGAGCGGCGGGGTGGGCGTGCCGAGCCTGCTGGTGATCGCGCAGCTGGTCGCGCTCGGCTGGCTGCTGCTCTTCCTCACCGTCCGCGACCTGGTGACCGCCCGCGGGCCGGAGATCGCGCTCGCCCGGCTGCGCGGCCACGGCAGGCTGCGGGTGTGGCGGTTCGCGCTGGCCGAGCCGCTGATCCTGCTCGCGGCCGCGTTCGCCGCCGGGCTCGCGCTCGCCGAGCGGGCCGCGCAGTTCGCCGCCGACCGCGTGCTGCCGGTGCCGCAGCCGGTCGCGCTGAACGGCGCGGCGGTGCTCGCCGGGGCCGCGGTGCCGCTCGGCGGCCTGGTCGCCGCCGCGATCGCGGCCCGGAACATGGCGGTGCGGCCGATCACCGAGGAGTGGCGGCGCACCCCGCGCAGCCGGGCCCGCGGCTGGGTGATCGACGCGGTGGTGCTCGCCGTCACCGGGATCGGGCTGGTGGAGCTGCTCGGCGGCGGCGCCATCACCCAGACCTCCGGGCAGCGGGCGAGCTCGCTCGCCGTACCCGGGCTGCTCGCGGTCGCCGCTGCGCTGCTCGCCTGCCGGGCCGTGCCGTTCCTCGCCCGTCGCCTGTTCGGCCTCACCCGCCGGGCCGGCGGGGTCGCCGCGTTCCTCGCGCTGCGGCAGGTCGGGCGCGGGCCCGCCACCGCCGGGAGCGTGATCGTGCTCGCCACCGCGTTCGGCATGGCCTCGTTCTCGGCGGCGGCCGCGGCGGTGGTCGACGCCAACCACGAGCGCGTCGCCCGCGCGCACAACGGCGCCGACGCGGTGCTCACCGTCAACCCCGACAGCGTCGACGGGGCCGCCGGGCTCGCCGCGGCGGTGGCCCGGGCCGACCCGTCCGGGCGCGGGGCAGCGCCGGTGCTCGCCGTACCCGGGCCGCCCAAGATGATCGCGACCGATCCGGAGCGGTTCGCCCGGGTCGCGAACTGGGACCCGGCCTGGGCCGACCGGCCGCTCGCCGAGCTGGCCGCGCGGCTGCGCGCCGAGCCCGCGCCCCGGATCACCTTCACCGGGGACCGCATCCGGCTGCGGATGCGGCCGGTACGGGTGCCGCGCAACTGGCGGGCACAGCTCCACCTCGACCTGCGCGTGCCCGGTGAGCCGAAGGGCGTCTCGTTGCCGCTCGGCTCCCCGGACCGTCCGGTCGCGGAGTGGGGGCTGCCGCGGCGCTGCCATGTCGAGACGTGCGAGCTGCGGGGGATCCGCGGCGACGTGTCGATCGTCGCGCTCGGCGGCGACACCGAGCGGGAGGTGGTGCTGCGCATCCTCGCCACCGGCCTCGAGGTACGGCAGGGCGGACGCTGGCGGGCGCTCGACGCCGGGTTCACCGACCCGGCCAGGTGGCGGGGCACCGTCGCGCCCGGCGAGCGCGGGCTGACGCTCCTGCTCGCCGCGTACGGCGGGCTGCGGGCCGAGCCGGCCGTCTACCCCGACCCGGTGCCGGTGCTCGCCAACGGGCCGCTGACCAAGGACTTCCTGCCCGGCCTCGACCAGGCGTACCTGGCCAAGGGACGCCCGGTGGCGCAGACCGCCGCGCTGCCCGGGCACGACGAGGTCGGCACCGTGGTGGACCTCAAGGTCGCCGACGCGGTGGCGCTGTCGGTCGACCCGCGGGTCTCCTTCGAGGTGTGGGTGGCGCCCGGGCACCTGGCGGCCGTGCGGGCGGGCCTCGCCGCGCAGGGCATCGCGACCGGGGAACCGCGCCGGGTCGCCGACCTGGTCACCGGCTACCGCACCCAGGCCCCGGGCCTCGCGCTCATGCTGCTGCCGCCTGCCACGATCGCCGCGGCCGCGCTCGCGCTCGGCCGGGCCGTGCTCGCCCTGTACACCGCGGCCCGGCGGCGCCGCTACGAGCTGTCCGCGCTGGATGCGGCGGGCGTGCGCACCCGCTCGCTGCGCGCGGCGCTGCTGCTGGAGCAGCTCATCACGCTCGTGGCGGGCACGGTCGCCGGGGTGCTCGCCGGGACGGTGGCCGCCCGGCTCGCCCTGCCGTACATCCCCGAGTTCGCCCGGCCGCCGGTCACCCCGCCGCTGCTGTTCGACCCGCCCCCGGCGCCGCTCGCCGCCGTGGTCGGCGCCGCGCTGCTCGCGGCGCTGCTCGCCGCGACGGTCACCGCCGAGATCCTGCTGCGCGGCATCCGCGTCGAGCGGCTCCGCCAGGCGCCCGCCTGA
- the erm gene encoding ErmE/ErmH/ErmO/ErmR family 23S rRNA (adenine(2058)-N(6))-methyltransferase, protein MRRRLLSQNFMIDPRAVERVVAAARLRPADLVVEPGAGDGALTLALARACRRVLAYEIDPVAAARLAARTRGDRAVRVVGGDFLLAVPPREPFAVVGNIPYHLTSAIVDWCLRADAMTAATLVTQAEYARKRAGGYGRWSLVTVRSWPLFAWRTAGRIPRTAFRPAPSVDSAILRVERRPVPLVPPHALGAYRALVELGFGGRGGSLYASLRERHDRHRLRRAFERAGIPRDAVVAFVHPDRWIALFHELA, encoded by the coding sequence CTGCGGCGGCGCCTGCTCTCGCAGAACTTCATGATCGATCCGCGCGCGGTCGAGCGGGTGGTCGCCGCCGCCCGGCTGCGCCCCGCCGACCTCGTGGTCGAGCCCGGCGCCGGGGACGGCGCGCTCACCCTCGCGCTCGCCCGGGCCTGCCGCCGCGTGCTCGCCTACGAGATCGACCCGGTGGCGGCGGCCCGGCTCGCCGCACGCACCCGCGGCGACCGCGCGGTCCGCGTCGTCGGCGGGGACTTCCTGCTCGCCGTACCGCCGCGCGAGCCGTTCGCCGTCGTCGGCAACATCCCCTACCACCTCACCTCGGCGATCGTGGACTGGTGCCTGCGCGCCGACGCGATGACCGCCGCCACCCTGGTCACCCAGGCCGAGTACGCCCGCAAGCGCGCCGGCGGCTACGGCCGCTGGAGCCTGGTGACCGTGCGCAGCTGGCCGCTGTTCGCCTGGCGCACCGCGGGCCGCATCCCGCGCACGGCCTTCCGGCCCGCGCCGTCGGTCGACTCGGCGATCCTGCGCGTCGAGCGCCGCCCGGTCCCGCTCGTCCCGCCGCACGCGCTCGGCGCGTACCGGGCGCTGGTCGAGCTGGGCTTCGGCGGCCGGGGCGGCAGCCTGTACGCCTCGCTGCGGGAACGGCACGACCGCCACCGGCTGCGGCGGGCGTTCGAGCGGGCCGGGATCCCGCGGGACGCGGTGGTCGCCTTCGTCCACCCGGACCGGTGGATCGCCCTCTTCCACGAGCTGGCCTGA
- the hypB gene encoding hydrogenase nickel incorporation protein HypB translates to MGRFHRHDDNDHGHGHGHDHEHGHGHDHGNAPGGRFGDVIGDHSGYETGTERVTVLERIFGENERTAEANRADFDAAGVTVVNLMSSPGAGKTTLLRETLRRLHDRHRIGIIEGDIETSLDADRLEGFGAAIALVNTGDGFGGECHLDAPMVRSALPRLPLKELDLVIIENVGNLVCPAEFLVGEHARAMVFSITEGEEKPLKYPVMFRTADLVLVNKIDLLPYLDFDLGAFYANLRAVNPKAITLEVSAKTGQGLDAWCSWLTTVTGRSPGAV, encoded by the coding sequence ATGGGACGGTTCCACCGGCACGACGACAACGACCACGGGCACGGCCACGGGCACGATCACGAGCATGGTCATGGGCATGACCACGGGAACGCGCCCGGCGGCCGGTTCGGCGACGTGATCGGCGACCATTCCGGATACGAGACCGGAACGGAACGGGTCACCGTTCTGGAGCGCATTTTCGGGGAGAACGAGCGCACCGCCGAGGCCAACCGCGCCGATTTCGACGCCGCCGGGGTGACCGTCGTCAACCTCATGTCCTCGCCCGGCGCGGGAAAGACCACGCTGCTGCGGGAGACGCTGCGGCGACTGCACGACCGGCACCGCATCGGCATCATCGAGGGCGATATCGAGACCAGCCTCGACGCCGACCGCCTCGAGGGTTTCGGCGCCGCGATCGCCCTGGTCAACACCGGTGACGGGTTCGGCGGCGAATGCCACCTCGACGCCCCTATGGTGCGCTCGGCCCTCCCCCGGCTGCCGCTGAAGGAACTCGACCTGGTCATCATCGAAAACGTCGGCAACCTCGTCTGCCCGGCCGAATTCTTGGTCGGCGAGCACGCCCGCGCGATGGTGTTCTCCATCACCGAGGGCGAGGAAAAGCCGCTCAAATACCCGGTGATGTTCCGCACCGCCGACCTCGTCCTCGTCAACAAGATCGACCTGCTCCCCTACCTCGATTTCGACCTCGGCGCCTTCTACGCCAACCTGCGCGCGGTGAACCCGAAGGCGATCACCCTCGAGGTGAGCGCGAAGACCGGCCAGGGCCTGGACGCGTGGTGCTCCTGGCTCACCACGGTCACCGGCCGCTCCCCCGGCGCCGTCTGA
- a CDS encoding hydrogenase maturation nickel metallochaperone HypA, translating into MHELSICRSIAGIVNRHAAGRPVRVVHVRIGHLRQVVPDTLAYCWSLVVEDTPLAGAELRVESVPARIRCEDCGRTETLEAPVLRCGGCDGTRVSILAGEEFLITSLELAEA; encoded by the coding sequence GTGCACGAACTGTCGATCTGCCGTTCGATCGCCGGCATCGTCAACCGGCACGCCGCCGGCCGGCCGGTGCGCGTGGTGCACGTCCGGATCGGCCACCTGCGGCAGGTCGTCCCCGACACGCTCGCCTACTGCTGGTCGCTCGTGGTCGAGGACACCCCGCTCGCCGGCGCGGAGCTGCGGGTGGAGAGCGTCCCGGCGCGGATCCGGTGCGAGGACTGCGGCCGGACCGAGACGCTCGAGGCCCCCGTGCTGCGCTGCGGCGGCTGTGACGGGACCCGGGTGTCGATCCTTGCGGGCGAGGAGTTCCTGATCACCTCGCTCGAGCTCGCGGAGGCTTGA
- a CDS encoding AraC family transcriptional regulator, whose amino-acid sequence MAEGVSRLAKFGFIDARRTVNPVRPRARSRGIPRALEKHELFYTEDVEEAETLIGQALSPCRLTLVGFGAKGFAATMHGVRLRDVSMLYLDLHVAATLEFPAAGPYVAVHMPMNGRALCDDDGRSIEANTTRAIVTCPGQHVVMRFDHDSPQLIIQIGAEALNGYLTRLLGRTLTRPIVFEPQMDLITDTAVRWNGALQLLNTEIYHSGSLVQRGLGIGPLEELIMSSLLFVQPSNYYEQLVRPQGKPVRPAVRRTLDFIEANLAEPITMSDIARHVNMSVRAIQQGFQAELGTTPMNYLRDRRLERVREELTDAIPADGVTVTQIAEKWGFSHLSHFAALYRKRYGESPSDTLRRGSGSPA is encoded by the coding sequence GTGGCCGAGGGAGTGTCCCGGCTCGCCAAGTTCGGGTTCATCGACGCCCGCCGTACGGTCAACCCGGTGCGCCCGCGCGCCCGGTCCCGGGGCATTCCGCGCGCCCTGGAGAAGCACGAGCTCTTCTACACCGAGGACGTCGAGGAGGCGGAGACGCTGATCGGCCAGGCGCTGTCGCCGTGCCGGCTCACCCTGGTCGGGTTCGGCGCCAAGGGCTTCGCCGCCACGATGCACGGGGTGCGGCTGCGGGACGTGTCCATGCTCTACCTCGACCTGCACGTCGCGGCCACGCTGGAGTTCCCCGCGGCCGGGCCGTACGTCGCGGTGCACATGCCGATGAACGGCCGGGCGCTGTGCGACGACGACGGCCGGTCGATCGAGGCGAACACCACCCGGGCGATCGTCACCTGCCCCGGGCAGCACGTGGTGATGCGGTTCGACCACGACTCGCCGCAGCTGATCATCCAGATCGGGGCGGAGGCGCTCAACGGCTACCTCACCCGGCTGCTCGGCCGCACGCTCACCCGGCCGATCGTGTTCGAGCCGCAGATGGACCTGATCACCGACACCGCGGTGCGGTGGAACGGCGCGCTGCAGCTGCTCAACACCGAGATCTACCACTCCGGTTCGCTGGTGCAGCGCGGGCTCGGCATCGGCCCGCTCGAGGAGCTGATCATGAGCAGCCTGCTGTTCGTGCAGCCGTCCAACTACTACGAGCAGCTGGTGCGCCCGCAGGGCAAGCCGGTACGGCCGGCGGTGCGGCGCACCCTCGACTTCATCGAGGCGAACCTCGCCGAGCCGATCACGATGAGCGACATCGCCCGGCACGTGAACATGTCCGTGCGGGCGATCCAGCAGGGCTTCCAGGCCGAGCTCGGCACCACGCCGATGAACTACCTGCGGGACCGGCGGCTGGAGCGGGTGCGCGAGGAGCTCACCGACGCGATCCCGGCCGACGGGGTCACCGTCACCCAGATCGCCGAGAAGTGGGGCTTCTCCCACCTGAGCCACTTCGCCGCGCTGTACCGCAAGCGGTACGGCGAGTCCCCCTCGGACACGCTGCGCCGCGGCTCGGGCTCCCCGGCCTGA
- a CDS encoding DUF1641 domain-containing protein, with translation MTLDPTLIAPSPGDAVVAKLEDPRVAAALCDLLEHADLLAVLVTGLDAMIRRGDTITGGLAKAVGDWREAMAETAGDREPVDLAKLASSLRTLSAAVSDATPGLEALFRSALTDPRAVDVASSVARSIIAGAEAAKREPAKPMGAFALLRTLKDEDVARGLNFLIHVARAFGRELKES, from the coding sequence ATGACCCTGGACCCAACCCTCATCGCCCCTTCGCCCGGGGACGCCGTCGTGGCCAAGCTGGAGGACCCGCGGGTCGCGGCCGCGCTGTGCGACCTGCTCGAGCACGCGGACCTGCTGGCCGTGCTGGTCACCGGGCTGGACGCCATGATCCGTCGCGGCGACACGATCACCGGCGGCCTCGCCAAGGCCGTCGGCGACTGGCGCGAGGCGATGGCCGAGACCGCGGGGGACCGCGAGCCGGTCGACCTGGCCAAGCTCGCGTCCAGCCTGCGCACCCTGTCCGCCGCGGTGAGCGACGCCACCCCCGGGCTGGAGGCGCTGTTCCGCTCCGCCCTCACCGACCCGCGCGCGGTCGACGTCGCCTCCTCTGTGGCACGTTCCATCATCGCGGGCGCCGAGGCGGCCAAGCGGGAGCCGGCCAAGCCCATGGGCGCGTTCGCGCTGCTGCGCACGCTCAAGGACGAGGACGTCGCCCGCGGCCTGAACTTCCTCATCCACGTCGCCCGGGCGTTCGGCCGGGAGCTCAAGGAGTCCTGA
- a CDS encoding hydrogenase — protein MSSVLWLQGGACSGNTMSFLNAEEPNVVDLITDFGLDLLWHPSLGMELGEHAQKIFRDCAEGRRPLDIFVFEGTVIQGPDGTGRYDMFAERPMKDWVADLAKAAQIVVAIGDCACWGGIPATDPNPSGSTGLQFHKRERGGFLGPDFRSKMGLPVINIPGCPAHPDWITQVIVALATGRAGDIALDELHRPQTFFKTFTQTGCTRVQFFEYKQATPSFGDGTRTGCLFYEFGCRGPMTHSPCNRILWNRQSSKTRAGMPCIGCTEPEFPFFDLAPGTVFKTQKVSGTIPKEIPEGTDHLTYMAHAAAAQIAAPQWSKEDMFVV, from the coding sequence ATGTCATCAGTGCTGTGGTTGCAAGGCGGGGCCTGCAGCGGCAACACCATGTCGTTCCTCAACGCCGAGGAACCCAACGTCGTCGACCTGATCACCGACTTCGGTCTCGATCTGCTGTGGCATCCCTCCCTCGGCATGGAGCTCGGGGAGCACGCCCAGAAGATCTTCCGGGACTGCGCCGAGGGCCGCCGCCCCCTCGACATCTTCGTGTTCGAGGGCACCGTCATCCAGGGCCCGGACGGCACCGGCCGCTACGACATGTTCGCCGAGCGGCCGATGAAGGACTGGGTCGCCGACCTGGCCAAGGCCGCCCAGATCGTCGTGGCGATCGGCGACTGCGCCTGCTGGGGCGGCATCCCCGCCACCGACCCCAACCCGTCCGGCTCCACCGGCCTGCAGTTCCACAAGCGGGAGCGCGGCGGCTTCCTCGGCCCCGACTTCCGCTCCAAGATGGGCCTGCCCGTGATCAACATCCCGGGCTGCCCGGCGCACCCGGACTGGATCACCCAGGTGATCGTGGCCCTCGCCACCGGCCGCGCCGGCGACATCGCCCTCGACGAGCTGCACCGGCCGCAGACGTTCTTCAAGACCTTCACCCAGACCGGCTGCACCCGGGTGCAGTTCTTCGAGTACAAGCAGGCCACCCCGTCGTTCGGCGACGGCACCCGTACCGGCTGCCTGTTCTACGAGTTCGGCTGCCGCGGCCCGATGACCCACTCGCCGTGCAACCGCATCCTGTGGAACCGGCAGTCGTCCAAGACCCGCGCGGGCATGCCGTGCATCGGCTGCACCGAGCCGGAGTTCCCGTTCTTCGACCTCGCCCCCGGCACGGTGTTCAAGACGCAGAAGGTCAGCGGCACCATCCCCAAGGAGATCCCCGAGGGCACCGACCACCTCACCTACATGGCCCACGCCGCCGCGGCGCAGATCGCCGCACCCCAGTGGTCCAAGGAGGACATGTTCGTCGTCTAG
- a CDS encoding nickel-dependent hydrogenase large subunit — MTAIDLFVSPLGRVEGDLDVRVTIEDGVVTSAWTEAAMFRGFEIILRGKDPQAGLIVTPRICGICGGSHLYKSAYALDVAWRTHLPPNATLIRNICQACETLQSIPRYFYALFAIDLTNKNYAKSPLYEEAVRRFAPYTGESYGRGVVLSNKPVEVYAIFGGQWPHSSFMVPGGVMCAPTLSDVTRSIAILEHWKNEWLEKQWLGCSIERWLENRTWEDVLAWVDENESQHNSDLGFFIRYALDIGLDKYGAGVGNYIASGTYFEPTKYENPTIEGRNAALIGRSGVYAGGQWFEFDQSRIREDVTHSFYEGDKPLHPFEGETRPIDPERGRAQGKYSWAKAPRYDVPGMGYIPLETGPLARRIAAGAPGAEPHQDQDPLFVDILNKIGPSVLVRQLARVHEAPKYYQWVRGWLDQLDLHEPFYTKPVEHPSGKGFGSTEAARGALSDWIVIEDGKIANYQVITPTAWNIGPRDRDEVPGPIEKAMVGTPIKDPEDPVELGHVARSFDSCLVCTVHAYDGKTGRELSSFVINGMV; from the coding sequence ATGACAGCGATCGACCTGTTCGTCAGCCCGCTGGGCCGGGTCGAGGGCGACCTCGACGTGCGGGTGACGATCGAAGACGGCGTGGTCACCTCGGCCTGGACGGAGGCCGCGATGTTCCGCGGCTTCGAGATCATCCTGCGCGGCAAGGACCCGCAGGCCGGGCTGATCGTCACCCCGCGCATCTGCGGCATCTGCGGCGGCAGCCACCTGTACAAGTCCGCCTACGCCCTCGATGTGGCGTGGCGCACCCACCTGCCGCCGAACGCCACCCTGATCCGCAACATCTGCCAGGCCTGCGAGACCCTGCAGAGCATCCCGCGCTACTTCTACGCGCTCTTCGCGATCGATTTGACCAACAAGAACTACGCCAAGTCGCCGCTGTACGAGGAGGCGGTACGCCGCTTCGCCCCGTACACCGGCGAAAGCTACGGCCGCGGCGTGGTGCTGTCGAACAAGCCCGTCGAGGTGTACGCGATCTTCGGCGGGCAGTGGCCGCACTCCAGCTTCATGGTCCCCGGCGGCGTCATGTGCGCCCCGACCCTGTCGGACGTCACCCGGTCGATCGCGATCCTGGAGCACTGGAAGAACGAGTGGCTCGAGAAGCAGTGGCTCGGCTGCTCGATCGAACGCTGGCTGGAGAACCGCACCTGGGAGGACGTGCTCGCCTGGGTCGACGAGAACGAGTCCCAGCACAACAGCGACCTCGGGTTCTTCATCCGGTACGCCCTCGACATCGGCCTCGACAAGTACGGCGCCGGCGTGGGCAACTACATCGCCAGCGGCACCTACTTCGAGCCGACCAAGTACGAGAACCCCACGATCGAGGGCCGCAACGCCGCCCTGATCGGCCGCTCCGGCGTCTACGCCGGCGGGCAGTGGTTCGAGTTCGACCAGTCCCGCATCCGCGAGGACGTCACCCACTCCTTCTACGAGGGGGACAAGCCGCTGCACCCGTTCGAGGGCGAGACCCGGCCGATCGACCCCGAGCGCGGCCGGGCCCAGGGCAAGTACAGCTGGGCGAAGGCGCCCCGCTACGACGTGCCGGGCATGGGCTACATCCCGCTGGAGACCGGCCCGCTCGCCCGCCGCATCGCCGCCGGCGCGCCGGGCGCCGAGCCGCACCAGGACCAGGACCCGCTGTTCGTCGACATCCTCAACAAGATCGGCCCGTCGGTGCTGGTCCGCCAGCTCGCACGGGTGCACGAGGCGCCCAAGTACTACCAGTGGGTGCGCGGCTGGCTCGACCAGCTCGACCTGCACGAGCCGTTCTACACCAAGCCGGTCGAGCACCCCTCCGGCAAGGGCTTCGGCTCCACCGAGGCGGCCCGCGGCGCGCTGTCCGACTGGATCGTCATCGAGGACGGCAAGATCGCCAACTACCAGGTGATCACGCCGACCGCGTGGAACATCGGCCCGCGCGACCGCGACGAGGTGCCCGGCCCGATCGAGAAGGCGATGGTCGGCACCCCGATCAAGGACCCGGAGGACCCGGTCGAGCTCGGCCACGTCGCCCGCAGCTTCGACTCCTGCCTGGTGTGCACCGTGCACGCCTACGACGGCAAGA